In Curtobacterium sp. TC1, the following proteins share a genomic window:
- a CDS encoding alanine racemase has protein sequence MTDADTTTGTVTTKGAWDPAASTPHHVLDHAHLPVMTLRESALANNTAVMQAYVDRHGLLFAPHMKTHMAPDLAARQIDAGAWGVTVASVQQAMVAWEHGVHRILVANEVLDPAGLAWLASRRTVDPDADVLCYVDSAAGVTAAVAAQGAVGGELHVLVELGFPGGRTGVRSPDDARALARLAHDAGLALRGVSGYEGGLPGVDAARGYVDGVLDVAEDVRGLVDGRGLLSMGGSAWFDAVVDAVARRTDDLDVLLRSGAYLTHDDGFYADRTPFGRHPAEGSLVAAIEVWGRVTSCPEPGLALVAVGKRDISFDEGLPVVRAVRPGGTAGAAQVVPPPGAVTVTRLDDQHCYLALADGAPELTPGDVVVFGISHPCTVFDKWRQVHVLADDDTVLRTIATWF, from the coding sequence ATGACCGACGCCGACACGACGACCGGGACCGTGACCACGAAGGGCGCCTGGGATCCGGCAGCGAGCACGCCGCACCACGTCCTCGACCACGCCCACCTGCCCGTGATGACCCTGCGCGAGTCCGCCCTGGCGAACAACACCGCCGTCATGCAGGCCTACGTCGACCGGCACGGCCTGCTGTTCGCGCCGCACATGAAGACCCACATGGCGCCGGACCTCGCCGCGCGGCAGATCGACGCCGGGGCCTGGGGCGTCACGGTCGCATCCGTCCAGCAGGCGATGGTCGCGTGGGAGCACGGCGTGCACCGCATCCTCGTCGCGAACGAGGTCCTCGACCCCGCCGGCCTCGCCTGGCTCGCGTCCCGGCGCACGGTCGACCCGGACGCCGACGTCCTCTGCTACGTCGACTCCGCCGCGGGTGTCACCGCCGCGGTCGCCGCACAGGGGGCCGTCGGCGGCGAGCTGCACGTCCTGGTCGAACTCGGGTTCCCGGGCGGCCGCACCGGGGTCCGCTCCCCTGACGACGCGCGTGCCCTCGCGCGCCTCGCCCACGACGCCGGACTCGCGCTCCGCGGTGTCTCCGGGTACGAGGGCGGTCTGCCCGGCGTCGACGCTGCACGCGGGTACGTCGACGGCGTGCTCGACGTCGCCGAGGACGTCCGCGGGCTCGTCGACGGTCGCGGGCTGCTCAGCATGGGCGGCAGCGCCTGGTTCGACGCCGTCGTCGACGCCGTGGCGCGACGCACCGACGACCTCGACGTGCTGCTGCGTTCGGGTGCGTACCTGACCCACGACGACGGGTTCTACGCCGATCGCACGCCGTTCGGCCGGCACCCGGCCGAGGGATCGCTCGTCGCCGCGATCGAGGTGTGGGGACGCGTCACGTCCTGCCCCGAGCCCGGGCTCGCCCTCGTCGCGGTCGGGAAGCGCGACATCTCCTTCGACGAAGGGCTGCCGGTCGTGCGGGCGGTCCGGCCAGGAGGCACGGCGGGCGCCGCGCAGGTCGTCCCACCACCCGGGGCGGTCACCGTCACCCGCCTCGACGACCAGCACTGCTACCTGGCGCTGGCGGACGGGGCCCCCGAGCTCACGCCCGGCGACGTCGTCGTGTTCGGCATCTCGCACCCCTGCACGGTGTTCGACAAGTGGCGGCAGGTGCACGTGCTCGCCGACGACGACACCGTGCTCCGGACGATCGCGACGTGGTTCTGA
- a CDS encoding MFS transporter, which yields MATMTTTPRRRTGSTAVAVLVAGTFFMELLDGTILATAAPAMGRDLGVDSAAVGVAITAYLVTLAVFIPVSGWLTDRIGSRTVFAGAIALFTIASALCAMSTGLVDLTLWRILQGLGGALMVPVGRLVVLRSAGREQLVTAIAILTWPALAAPIIAPFIGGVLVDTLTWHWIFLINIPLGVIAFVAALVLVPQERAAQRVPFDWFGSLLACFGLGSLVVMASLLALDVIPVLAVIVSGVVGAVCCWFAIRHFRRAPHPIMGLEAFRLETFRVSHAGGSLFRLAVSAVPFVLPLLFQDAWGWSAVLAGSAVLWVFVGNLGIKPMTTPFLRWFGYRPVIIVSSAIAALTVVAMAFMTEDTPFWLLAVLLVVSGAARSVGFTAYNTIAFADVEQADMTPANTLSSTLQQTAAGFGVAVAAVVIRAAGGLGGDGPYTVAFWVIAALLAVACVEGILMSRTAGDTVRPARRVRA from the coding sequence ATGGCGACGATGACGACGACACCCAGACGACGGACGGGCAGCACGGCGGTCGCCGTGCTCGTGGCGGGCACCTTCTTCATGGAGCTCCTCGACGGCACGATCCTGGCGACCGCAGCACCGGCGATGGGACGCGACCTCGGCGTCGACTCCGCCGCCGTCGGCGTCGCGATCACCGCCTACCTGGTCACGCTGGCGGTCTTCATCCCCGTCTCGGGCTGGCTCACCGACCGGATCGGGTCCCGCACGGTCTTCGCGGGCGCGATCGCCCTCTTCACGATCGCGTCCGCGCTGTGCGCGATGTCGACCGGCCTCGTCGACCTGACGCTCTGGCGCATCCTGCAGGGGCTCGGCGGTGCGCTCATGGTGCCCGTCGGCCGGCTCGTCGTGCTGCGGAGCGCCGGCCGCGAGCAGCTCGTCACGGCCATCGCGATCCTGACCTGGCCGGCGCTGGCCGCGCCGATCATCGCCCCGTTCATCGGCGGCGTGCTCGTCGACACCCTCACGTGGCACTGGATCTTCCTGATCAACATCCCGCTCGGCGTCATCGCGTTCGTCGCCGCGCTCGTGCTCGTCCCGCAGGAGCGCGCGGCGCAGCGCGTGCCGTTCGACTGGTTCGGGTCGTTGCTGGCGTGCTTCGGCCTCGGGTCGCTCGTCGTGATGGCGTCCCTGCTCGCGCTCGACGTCATCCCGGTCCTGGCCGTCATCGTGTCCGGCGTCGTCGGAGCCGTCTGCTGCTGGTTCGCGATCCGGCACTTCCGCCGGGCACCGCACCCGATCATGGGACTCGAGGCGTTCCGGCTCGAGACCTTCCGGGTGTCGCACGCCGGCGGCAGCCTGTTCCGGCTGGCGGTCTCCGCGGTGCCGTTCGTGCTCCCGCTGCTGTTCCAGGACGCCTGGGGCTGGAGTGCCGTGCTCGCCGGGTCCGCCGTGCTGTGGGTCTTCGTCGGCAACCTCGGTATCAAGCCGATGACGACCCCGTTCCTGCGCTGGTTCGGGTACCGCCCGGTGATCATCGTGTCGAGTGCGATCGCGGCGCTGACCGTCGTCGCGATGGCCTTCATGACCGAGGACACCCCGTTCTGGCTGCTGGCCGTGCTGCTCGTCGTCAGCGGAGCCGCCCGTTCCGTCGGGTTCACGGCGTACAACACCATCGCCTTCGCCGACGTCGAGCAGGCCGACATGACCCCCGCGAACACCCTCTCGTCGACGCTGCAGCAGACCGCCGCCGGCTTCGGCGTCGCCGTCGCCGCGGTCGTCATCCGTGCGGCCGGTGGGCTCGGTGGCGACGGCCCGTACACCGTTGCGTTCTGGGTCATCGCGGCGCTGCTCGCCGTCGCGTGCGTCGAGGGCATCCTGATGAGCCGCACAGCGGGGGACACCGTCCGCCCCGCCCGCCGGGTCCGCGCCTGA
- a CDS encoding bifunctional 4-hydroxy-2-oxoglutarate aldolase/2-dehydro-3-deoxy-phosphogluconate aldolase — protein sequence MTNDTTSTEQHAGARHRHQAGPAIAILRGGTGDHVEAVVATLVESGVTAIEITTNTPRWREGIAWAVERYGSAASIGVGTVLDVRQLDEAAAAGASFAVSPHLDAELGERAHERGLGWYPGAATPTEIVRAWRLGARAVKVFPAAQLGGPAFLRQVMAPLDFVDVIPTGGIGVDDAADYLAAGAVAVGLGSPLVGDALTSGDLDALRARAGRLVAALDR from the coding sequence ATGACGAACGACACCACGAGCACCGAGCAGCACGCCGGTGCGCGGCACCGCCACCAGGCCGGACCGGCGATCGCGATCCTCCGCGGCGGCACCGGCGACCACGTCGAGGCCGTCGTCGCCACCCTGGTCGAGTCCGGCGTGACCGCGATCGAGATCACCACGAACACCCCGCGGTGGCGCGAGGGCATCGCGTGGGCGGTCGAGCGGTACGGTTCCGCGGCGTCGATCGGCGTCGGCACCGTGCTCGACGTCCGCCAGCTCGACGAGGCCGCCGCGGCCGGAGCATCGTTCGCGGTGAGCCCGCACCTCGACGCCGAACTCGGCGAGCGCGCACACGAGCGTGGCCTCGGCTGGTACCCCGGTGCCGCGACCCCGACCGAGATCGTCCGCGCGTGGCGGCTCGGTGCCCGTGCGGTGAAGGTGTTCCCGGCGGCGCAGCTCGGCGGACCCGCGTTCCTGCGGCAGGTCATGGCACCGCTCGACTTCGTCGACGTGATCCCGACCGGTGGCATCGGGGTCGACGACGCCGCGGACTACCTGGCCGCCGGGGCGGTCGCCGTCGGGCTCGGTTCCCCGCTCGTCGGCGACGCGCTGACCTCGGGCGACCTCGACGCCCTGCGTGCGCGGGCCGGCCGCCTCGTCGCGGCGCTCGACCGATGA
- a CDS encoding sugar kinase: protein MTGSVLTFGETMLLLTGRDVGAVPDLEHMRVDTGGAESNVAIGLVRAGVPATWLGRVGTDPAGDRVTADIGKEGVDVLAVPDAERSTGIMMKERLLDGRTRVTYHRRGSAGSALTATDLPGSIVETAALVHVTGITLALSESARDTVTAALDRASAAGVPVSFDVNHRPKLISADTARDRYRAVAARSAVVFAGDDEARLVLGRDEHDADADEESLAHELAALGRGRAVVKLGSRGAVASIDGVFLRRPATPVRVVDPVGAGDAFVAGWLAASLGGADPAEALDRAADAGALACTVESDWRRPDPEALHHAPDPSDTDHAVHDRVDR from the coding sequence GTGACCGGCTCGGTGCTGACGTTCGGCGAGACGATGCTGCTCCTGACCGGGCGCGACGTCGGTGCGGTGCCGGACCTGGAGCACATGCGGGTCGACACCGGCGGAGCCGAGAGCAACGTCGCGATCGGTCTGGTCCGCGCCGGGGTGCCGGCCACGTGGCTCGGTCGGGTCGGCACGGACCCCGCCGGCGACCGGGTCACCGCCGACATCGGGAAGGAAGGCGTCGACGTGCTCGCCGTCCCGGACGCCGAACGCTCCACCGGCATCATGATGAAGGAGCGGCTGCTCGACGGCCGCACGCGGGTCACCTACCACCGCCGGGGTTCGGCCGGGTCGGCGCTGACGGCGACCGACCTGCCCGGCAGCATCGTCGAGACGGCGGCGCTCGTGCACGTCACGGGCATCACCCTCGCGCTCTCCGAGTCCGCGCGGGACACCGTGACCGCGGCCCTCGACCGGGCGTCCGCCGCCGGCGTGCCGGTGTCCTTCGACGTCAACCACCGGCCGAAGCTCATCAGCGCCGACACCGCACGTGACCGGTACCGGGCCGTCGCCGCCCGCTCCGCGGTGGTCTTCGCCGGGGACGACGAGGCACGGCTCGTGCTCGGCCGTGACGAGCACGACGCCGACGCCGACGAGGAATCGCTCGCGCACGAGCTCGCCGCACTGGGACGGGGCCGCGCGGTCGTGAAGCTCGGCTCCCGCGGTGCCGTGGCGTCGATCGACGGCGTGTTCCTCCGGCGACCCGCGACCCCGGTGCGCGTCGTCGACCCGGTCGGTGCCGGTGACGCCTTCGTCGCGGGGTGGCTCGCAGCGAGCCTGGGCGGAGCGGACCCTGCCGAGGCGCTCGACCGAGCCGCCGACGCCGGCGCACTCGCCTGCACCGTCGAGAGCGACTGGCGCCGCCCGGACCCCGAGGCCCTGCACCACGCTCCGGACCCGTCGGACACCGACCACGCCGTGCACGACCGCGTCGACCGCTGA
- a CDS encoding IclR family transcriptional regulator → MRATTAVPVPTDGDGPARNAALSLRRGLRLLDCIADRTRSGAVSVSLSVLATELGTSKSTVLRLTAPMLENDLLRRTPDAGFTLGLGALLLGQSYLEGIDLRSAAAPFLRRTAEQTGLTCHLVVPDGTDIVYVDKVETRGTVRMGSRIGNRLPMRNTASGKAIVAFGEPELLDRVLAEPAQVMTEHTITDDDRWRHEVDRTHGRGYGIDDRENEPDIRCVAAPVFDHANQVVGAMSISGLASRFPAAAVRELGDGVVRTAHEISVALGSSSAQLALARGAR, encoded by the coding sequence ATGCGCGCGACCACCGCTGTCCCGGTGCCGACCGACGGCGACGGACCCGCGCGCAACGCTGCGCTGTCGCTGCGCCGCGGGCTCCGCCTGCTCGACTGCATCGCCGACCGCACCCGCAGCGGCGCGGTGTCCGTGAGCCTGTCCGTGCTGGCCACCGAGCTCGGCACGTCGAAGTCGACGGTGCTCCGGCTGACCGCCCCGATGCTCGAGAACGACCTGCTGCGCCGCACCCCGGACGCCGGGTTCACGCTCGGGCTCGGCGCCCTGCTGCTCGGGCAGAGCTACCTCGAGGGCATCGACCTGCGCTCCGCCGCCGCACCGTTCCTGCGCCGGACCGCGGAGCAGACCGGGCTGACGTGCCACCTCGTGGTGCCGGACGGCACCGACATCGTCTACGTCGACAAGGTCGAGACCCGCGGCACGGTGCGGATGGGGTCGCGCATCGGCAACCGCCTGCCCATGCGGAACACCGCCTCCGGCAAGGCGATCGTCGCGTTCGGCGAACCGGAACTGCTCGACCGCGTGCTCGCCGAACCGGCCCAGGTCATGACGGAGCACACCATCACCGACGACGACCGCTGGCGGCACGAGGTCGACCGCACGCACGGTCGCGGGTACGGCATCGACGACCGCGAGAACGAACCGGACATCCGGTGCGTCGCCGCCCCGGTGTTCGACCACGCGAACCAGGTGGTCGGCGCGATGAGCATCTCGGGGCTCGCGTCGCGGTTCCCCGCAGCCGCGGTCCGCGAACTCGGCGACGGCGTCGTGCGGACCGCGCACGAGATCTCGGTCGCGCTGGGGTCCTCGTCGGCGCAGCTCGCACTCGCGCGGGGTGCCCGGTGA
- a CDS encoding RidA family protein, giving the protein MPNPTAPKTAIVTDDAPKPAGPYSQGIVANGFIYTAGFGPQDPATGAIADDVAGQTAQVLANVAAVLAEHGATLDDVVKSTVHLEHSDRDFPAFNEEYAKHFSQPYPVRTTVQSHLANILVEIDVVAVLPSAS; this is encoded by the coding sequence GTGCCGAACCCCACCGCGCCGAAGACCGCCATCGTGACCGACGACGCCCCGAAGCCCGCCGGACCCTACAGCCAGGGCATCGTCGCCAACGGTTTCATCTACACCGCCGGGTTCGGCCCGCAGGACCCCGCCACCGGCGCGATCGCCGACGACGTGGCCGGACAGACCGCCCAGGTGCTGGCCAACGTCGCAGCGGTCCTCGCCGAGCACGGTGCCACCCTCGACGACGTCGTGAAGTCCACGGTGCACCTCGAGCACTCCGACCGTGACTTCCCGGCCTTCAACGAGGAGTACGCGAAGCACTTCTCGCAGCCGTACCCGGTCCGCACGACCGTGCAGTCGCACCTGGCGAACATCCTGGTCGAGATCGACGTCGTCGCGGTGCTGCCCAGCGCCTCGTGA
- a CDS encoding N-acyl-D-amino-acid deacylase family protein — protein sequence MTVPGSTTGGPVLLRGGSVLGVDGAPVRADVLVADAVIRALGPDLDAPVGAHVIDCDGRLVLPGFVDAHSHAGSLVFDEGVQLALLRQGVTTIVTGQDGVGPAPGDGSYAATYFAAIDGPHPAYRGGGVDGLLTTYDGTTPINVATLVPAGTVRHQVMGDDPGPADSAQLAAMRELVRDGLADGAVGLATGLDYVPGLFADTAELAALCTEVAAVDGLYVSHMRGGYEGNARAGLDEIAAIVRGSGVRAHVSHLHAPVDLAVTALAALEAEGAPMSFDAYPYSRGCTILSMLLLPAALARPGTEDLAHAIADDGGRAAVRAAVLDRVLSRADLGTGWAEQITLSHVPAAEFHALQGRTLADAAEATGTDPVDLALDVLVDSALQVTAVMRVPRPRTADDLAPLFRLPGHTAGSDGIFVGTHPHPRAYGTFARYLQDFARTGLLTWCEASRHLSTTAVERLGLGRRGSVAVGAVADLVVVDPDRVAAQSSYDEPMRLAEGIDDVLVAGVPVLVDGALTHATPGAGLRRRPGRIDHEQGAAGTGGR from the coding sequence ATGACCGTCCCGGGGAGCACGACCGGCGGTCCGGTCCTGCTGCGCGGCGGGTCCGTGCTCGGCGTGGACGGCGCTCCGGTGCGCGCCGACGTCCTCGTCGCCGACGCCGTGATCCGCGCCCTCGGCCCGGACCTCGACGCCCCCGTCGGCGCGCACGTGATCGACTGCGACGGTCGCCTGGTGCTGCCGGGCTTCGTCGACGCGCACTCGCACGCCGGTTCGCTCGTGTTCGACGAGGGGGTGCAGCTCGCGCTCCTGCGGCAGGGCGTGACCACGATCGTGACCGGACAGGACGGCGTCGGGCCGGCCCCGGGCGACGGTTCGTACGCCGCCACGTACTTCGCCGCCATCGACGGCCCCCACCCGGCGTACCGGGGTGGCGGGGTCGACGGGCTGCTGACGACCTACGACGGCACCACCCCGATCAACGTCGCGACGCTCGTCCCCGCCGGCACGGTCCGTCACCAGGTCATGGGCGACGACCCGGGGCCGGCGGACAGCGCACAGCTGGCGGCGATGCGCGAGCTCGTGCGGGACGGCCTCGCGGACGGAGCGGTCGGTCTGGCGACGGGGCTCGACTACGTCCCCGGCCTGTTCGCCGACACCGCCGAGCTCGCGGCGCTCTGCACCGAGGTCGCCGCCGTCGACGGCCTGTACGTCTCGCACATGCGCGGTGGCTACGAGGGCAACGCCCGCGCCGGCCTCGACGAGATCGCCGCCATCGTGCGTGGGTCGGGTGTCCGGGCGCACGTCTCCCACCTGCACGCCCCCGTCGACCTCGCGGTGACCGCACTCGCCGCGCTCGAGGCCGAGGGCGCCCCGATGTCGTTCGACGCCTACCCGTACTCGCGCGGCTGCACGATCCTGTCGATGCTCCTCCTGCCCGCGGCCCTCGCCCGGCCCGGCACCGAGGACCTCGCCCACGCGATCGCCGACGACGGGGGTCGCGCCGCGGTCCGTGCCGCCGTGCTCGACCGCGTGCTGTCCCGCGCTGACCTCGGCACCGGGTGGGCCGAGCAGATCACGCTGTCGCACGTGCCCGCCGCCGAGTTCCACGCGCTGCAGGGACGGACCCTCGCCGACGCCGCCGAGGCGACCGGGACGGATCCGGTGGACCTGGCGCTCGACGTCCTGGTCGACTCGGCGCTGCAGGTCACCGCCGTGATGCGCGTGCCCCGACCCCGGACCGCCGACGACCTCGCGCCGCTCTTCCGGCTGCCCGGGCACACGGCCGGGTCCGACGGCATCTTCGTGGGCACGCACCCGCACCCCCGGGCGTACGGCACGTTCGCGCGCTACCTGCAGGACTTCGCGCGCACCGGGCTCCTGACGTGGTGCGAGGCCTCCCGGCACCTGTCGACGACCGCCGTCGAGCGACTCGGGCTCGGCCGACGCGGCTCGGTGGCGGTCGGGGCGGTCGCGGACCTGGTGGTCGTCGATCCCGATCGGGTGGCGGCGCAGTCGAGCTACGACGAACCGATGCGCCTGGCCGAGGGCATCGACGACGTCCTCGTCGCCGGCGTCCCCGTGCTCGTCGACGGTGCCCTGACGCACGCGACCCCCGGCGCCGGGCTGCGTCGCCGTCCGGGTCGGATCGACCACGAGCAGGGAGCAGCAGGCACCGGGGGCCGGTGA
- a CDS encoding endonuclease/exonuclease/phosphatase family protein, whose product MAAPEQQSTIATDAGVPPTALRVVSYNLREHTANGELAALAEASDADVICVQECDSNDLAPSIGGLSLAASTRTNRLGLAIYKRDDRFEVQDFSIHSLQKSLHDRVLAPAHERLIAMHLRDNEADAEVVVASFHASPLTATNSLRRKQIEAAHQFLRELAKDVPAVMVGDFNYPWFQTNLRRKIEQHGFALSLSDQPTYLRYRKFTGHFDFATSVGLHIAGVETLPAGISDHRPILVRAHYEHPGATGTVETVESPAA is encoded by the coding sequence ATGGCCGCGCCAGAACAGCAGAGCACGATCGCCACCGACGCAGGCGTGCCGCCCACTGCCCTCCGGGTCGTCAGCTACAACCTCCGCGAGCACACCGCGAACGGTGAACTCGCCGCCCTGGCAGAGGCCTCCGACGCCGACGTCATCTGCGTGCAGGAGTGCGACAGCAACGACCTGGCGCCGTCGATCGGTGGACTCTCGCTCGCCGCGTCGACCCGCACGAACCGCCTCGGACTCGCCATCTACAAGCGCGACGACCGCTTCGAGGTGCAGGACTTCAGCATCCACTCGCTGCAGAAGTCCCTGCACGACCGGGTCCTCGCGCCCGCGCACGAGCGGCTCATCGCCATGCACCTGCGCGACAACGAGGCCGACGCCGAGGTCGTCGTCGCCTCGTTCCACGCCTCACCGCTGACCGCGACGAACTCGCTGCGCCGCAAGCAGATCGAGGCGGCGCACCAGTTCCTGCGCGAGCTGGCGAAGGACGTCCCCGCCGTCATGGTCGGCGACTTCAACTACCCCTGGTTCCAGACGAACCTGCGTCGCAAGATCGAACAGCACGGCTTCGCGCTGTCGCTCTCCGACCAGCCGACCTACCTGCGCTACCGCAAGTTCACGGGGCACTTCGACTTCGCGACGAGCGTCGGGCTGCACATCGCCGGGGTCGAGACCCTGCCGGCGGGCATCTCCGACCACCGTCCGATCCTGGTGCGCGCGCACTACGAGCACCCCGGAGCGACCG